One Kitasatospora sp. MAP12-44 DNA segment encodes these proteins:
- a CDS encoding serine/threonine-protein phosphatase yields MTPARAPAGGAGRLRTVPQARADVSAALRAVPAPAAQPAPPAPPALPGPRPVGAGPASTPGVTLTSHQPVTSDQPAAVLANGSRSRSSPADQLLPMLTTGQAGEQLALLNEVGGKVGTTLDLDTTARELCEVLVPRVADFACVDLLDRLISDAELPEELPDDDTMLRRVARSFRESPGTWDHVLQEGALLAMPRSTPPGMALQRNQAVLVAQVTEDLAGDYAAALGGPSLVPVVCGRSMLVLPLSARGTVLGTLKLLRLPEREPFDEGDAATLLELAARAALSLDNARLHRAEATVATTLQRSMIPTSPPRIPGVQIAHRYMPGDRRAQVGGDWFDAIQLPGSRVALVVGDVMGHGLHSAAAMGRFRTAMQTLAALDLPPGQLLRHLDNLAQKLGDDHLATCLYVVYDPINRTCELASAGHVPPVLVHPDGSGELLEIPAGAPIGVGGVPFVAKKIDVVDGSMLVMCTDGLVEVRGGDIGAGLAALCGNLIDPKQTPEEACDTVLERLHTEDRKDDVALLVARFDGVAESEVATWKLAVDRSEVRRARSLVRNQLAAWQLSALSDTTELLVSELVTNAVRVARDRVQLQLIRVDKLLVEVSDDNHNLPSLELAESMDEHGRGLNLVSKLAEHWGTARKAVGKVVWFELPLPRR; encoded by the coding sequence GTGACCCCGGCCCGCGCCCCGGCCGGCGGCGCCGGCAGGCTGCGGACGGTGCCGCAAGCCCGCGCCGACGTCTCCGCTGCGCTGCGCGCCGTACCGGCTCCCGCTGCCCAGCCCGCACCTCCCGCACCTCCCGCCCTGCCCGGCCCGCGCCCGGTCGGCGCGGGCCCCGCATCGACCCCGGGAGTCACCCTGACGAGCCATCAGCCTGTGACGTCCGATCAGCCCGCCGCCGTACTGGCCAACGGCAGCCGTTCGCGCTCCTCGCCCGCCGACCAGCTCCTGCCGATGCTGACCACCGGTCAGGCCGGTGAGCAGCTGGCCCTGCTGAACGAGGTCGGCGGCAAGGTCGGCACCACGCTGGACCTGGACACCACCGCGCGCGAGCTGTGCGAGGTGCTGGTCCCGCGGGTGGCCGACTTCGCCTGCGTCGACCTGCTCGACCGGTTGATCTCGGACGCCGAGCTGCCCGAGGAGCTGCCCGACGACGACACCATGCTGCGCCGGGTGGCCCGCAGCTTCCGCGAGTCCCCCGGCACCTGGGACCACGTGCTGCAGGAGGGCGCGCTGCTGGCGATGCCGCGCAGCACCCCGCCGGGGATGGCCCTGCAGCGCAACCAGGCCGTGCTGGTCGCGCAGGTGACCGAGGACCTGGCCGGCGACTACGCGGCCGCGCTCGGCGGCCCGAGCCTGGTCCCGGTGGTCTGCGGCCGCTCGATGCTGGTGCTGCCGCTCTCCGCCCGCGGCACCGTGCTCGGCACCCTCAAACTGCTGCGGCTGCCCGAGCGCGAGCCGTTCGACGAGGGCGACGCCGCCACCCTGCTGGAGCTGGCCGCGCGCGCCGCGCTCTCGCTGGACAATGCCCGGCTGCACCGGGCCGAGGCCACGGTCGCCACCACCCTGCAGCGCTCGATGATCCCGACCAGTCCGCCGCGGATCCCGGGCGTGCAGATCGCCCACCGCTACATGCCGGGCGACCGCCGGGCCCAGGTGGGCGGCGACTGGTTCGACGCGATCCAGCTGCCCGGCAGCCGGGTGGCCCTGGTGGTCGGCGATGTGATGGGCCACGGCCTGCACTCGGCCGCCGCGATGGGCCGCTTCCGCACCGCGATGCAGACCCTGGCGGCGCTCGACCTGCCGCCGGGCCAGCTGCTGCGCCACCTGGACAACCTGGCCCAGAAGCTCGGCGACGACCATCTGGCCACCTGCCTCTACGTGGTCTACGACCCGATCAACCGGACCTGCGAGCTGGCCAGCGCCGGCCATGTGCCGCCGGTCCTGGTGCACCCGGACGGCTCCGGCGAGCTGCTGGAGATCCCGGCCGGCGCGCCGATCGGGGTCGGCGGCGTCCCGTTCGTGGCCAAGAAGATCGACGTGGTCGACGGCTCGATGCTGGTGATGTGCACCGACGGCCTGGTGGAGGTGCGCGGCGGTGACATAGGAGCCGGCCTGGCGGCGCTCTGCGGCAACCTGATCGATCCCAAGCAGACGCCCGAGGAGGCCTGCGACACCGTCCTGGAGCGGCTGCACACCGAGGACCGCAAGGACGACGTGGCCCTCCTGGTGGCCCGCTTCGACGGCGTGGCCGAGAGCGAGGTGGCGACCTGGAAGCTGGCGGTGGACCGCTCCGAGGTGCGCCGGGCCCGCTCGCTGGTCCGCAACCAGCTGGCCGCCTGGCAGCTCAGCGCGCTCAGCGACACCACCGAGCTGCTGGTCAGCGAGCTGGTCACGAACGCCGTGCGGGTGGCCAGGGACCGGGTGCAGCTCCAGCTGATCCGGGTGGACAAGCTGCTGGTGGAGGTCAGCGACGACAACCACAACCTGCCCTCGCTGGAGTTGGCCGAGTCGATGGACGAGCACGGCCGCGGCCTCAACCTGGTGAGCAAGCTCGCCGAGCACTGGGGCACCGCCCGCAAGGCGGTCGGCAAGGTCGTCTGGTTCGAACTGCCGCTGCCCCGCCGATGA
- a CDS encoding response regulator transcription factor → MTAIRVLIVDDELLVRSGLGLIVGSASDLEMVGGCSGAEAEAYVTRLKPHVVLLDIRMPDLDGISVLRRLRALPDPPAVSMLTTFDTDEYIGTALRAGAAGFLLKDTAPEQLVHAVRILAAGGSMLSPAVTRTVIGGYVDGGGPDAAALAMVRSLTGRELDVLALLGEGLANAEIADRLYLGTGTVKDHISAILGKLGAANRVQAAVIAHRAGLVRAPKQQ, encoded by the coding sequence GTGACAGCCATCCGTGTGCTGATCGTGGACGACGAGTTGCTCGTCCGCTCGGGCCTTGGGTTGATCGTGGGCTCGGCCTCCGACCTGGAGATGGTCGGCGGGTGCTCCGGCGCCGAGGCCGAGGCCTACGTCACCAGGCTGAAGCCCCACGTGGTGCTGCTGGACATCCGGATGCCCGACCTGGACGGCATCTCGGTACTGCGCAGGCTGCGCGCGCTGCCCGACCCGCCGGCCGTCTCGATGCTGACCACCTTCGACACCGACGAGTACATCGGCACCGCGCTGCGGGCCGGCGCGGCCGGCTTCCTGCTCAAGGACACCGCGCCCGAGCAGCTGGTGCACGCCGTACGGATCCTGGCCGCGGGCGGCAGCATGCTCTCCCCGGCGGTCACCCGCACGGTGATCGGCGGTTATGTGGACGGCGGCGGACCGGACGCGGCCGCGCTCGCCATGGTCCGCTCGCTGACCGGCCGCGAGCTGGACGTGCTGGCGCTGCTCGGCGAGGGCCTGGCCAACGCCGAGATCGCCGACCGGCTCTACCTGGGGACCGGCACGGTCAAGGACCACATCAGCGCGATCCTGGGCAAGCTCGGCGCGGCCAACCGGGTGCAGGCCGCCGTGATCGCGCACCGCGCCGGCCTGGTCCGCGCCCCGAAGCAGCAGTGA
- a CDS encoding rhodanese-like domain-containing protein encodes MTAESPVRWTDPERQQLEERVAATEIAWLTLEVDVETLRVEIDNFALIHHERLGPLYARLDELEALVAEAVAARTGAARDVQRAAEARRVVDELPDLDALFDTIRQTEEALREAVAGEGESGQGASRQGSARAAAPAAEPPRRVRPGKEAQRIYRDLARRAHPDLSTDPAEQHRRSAFIARVNEAYARGAAGELEALAEEWSTAPETAPDPQAADRGEWLLQRLEWLTGKIGELATEQVRLESTAMGSLLLLSPQDPDRLLEELAEQLLARAAEQQAELARLLGAAPVDVPSVDNRYIPTQTQESPPMFAQIPTTAAAAVPTDAVLLDVREQDEWDAGHVDGALHIPIGEFTARIDEVPDAPLYVLCRVGGRSAQVVQYLVGQGREAFNVDGGMLAWDAVGRPMVSSSGAGAYVL; translated from the coding sequence GTGACCGCGGAGAGCCCCGTCCGGTGGACCGACCCCGAGCGGCAGCAGCTGGAGGAGCGGGTCGCCGCCACCGAGATCGCCTGGTTGACCCTTGAGGTCGACGTGGAGACCCTGCGGGTGGAGATCGACAACTTCGCGCTGATCCACCACGAGCGTCTTGGTCCGCTCTACGCCCGGCTGGACGAGCTGGAGGCGCTGGTCGCGGAGGCCGTCGCGGCCCGCACCGGCGCCGCGCGGGACGTCCAGCGGGCCGCCGAGGCCCGCCGGGTGGTCGACGAGCTGCCGGACCTGGACGCGCTCTTCGACACCATCCGGCAGACCGAGGAGGCGCTGCGGGAGGCCGTGGCCGGGGAGGGTGAGAGCGGGCAGGGTGCGAGCCGGCAGGGCTCGGCGCGGGCCGCCGCACCGGCCGCCGAGCCGCCGCGGCGGGTGCGCCCCGGCAAGGAGGCCCAGCGGATCTACCGCGACCTGGCCCGCCGCGCGCACCCCGACCTCAGCACCGACCCCGCCGAGCAGCACCGCCGTTCCGCCTTCATCGCCCGGGTCAACGAGGCGTACGCGCGCGGCGCCGCCGGGGAGCTCGAAGCGCTGGCCGAGGAGTGGTCCACCGCCCCCGAGACGGCCCCCGACCCGCAGGCCGCCGACCGCGGCGAGTGGCTGCTGCAGCGGCTGGAGTGGCTGACCGGCAAGATCGGCGAGCTGGCCACCGAGCAGGTCCGGCTGGAGAGCACCGCGATGGGCTCACTGCTGCTGCTCAGCCCGCAGGACCCGGACCGGCTGCTCGAGGAGCTCGCCGAGCAGCTGCTGGCCCGGGCCGCCGAGCAGCAGGCCGAGCTGGCCCGCCTGCTGGGTGCGGCCCCCGTCGACGTCCCGTCCGTGGACAATAGGTATATCCCTACGCAGACCCAGGAGAGCCCGCCGATGTTCGCGCAGATCCCCACCACCGCGGCCGCCGCCGTCCCCACCGACGCCGTCCTGCTGGACGTGCGCGAGCAGGACGAGTGGGACGCGGGCCACGTCGACGGTGCCCTGCACATCCCGATCGGCGAGTTCACCGCGCGGATCGACGAGGTGCCGGACGCTCCGCTGTACGTGCTCTGCCGGGTCGGCGGGCGCTCGGCGCAGGTCGTGCAGTACCTGGTCGGGCAGGGGCGCGAGGCGTTCAACGTGGACGGTGGGATGCTCGCCTGGGATGCGGTCGGGCGGCCGATGGTGAGCAGCTCGGGCGCGGGCGCCTACGTACTCTGA
- a CDS encoding DUF5819 family protein, which translates to MTDDGERVWSLPALTVLVAAAVVLAACSLGFLGAVFLHVAPPNTLYQQDQKQVDGLIYPEFEQNWKLFAPDPLQQNVTVDARVRTAQGTGGWIGLTAQDIAAIRGNPIPSHADQNLLRRAWDFYDTTHSAQDDSATGPNGALAQEYLKRIALQRIGREVGGSAVTGIQFRAGTGSVAPPPWSRESWSTQIQYRDLGWWPVDDQDYRGL; encoded by the coding sequence ATGACGGATGACGGCGAGCGGGTCTGGTCGCTGCCCGCGCTGACCGTGCTGGTGGCCGCGGCGGTCGTGCTGGCCGCCTGCAGCCTCGGCTTCCTGGGCGCGGTCTTCCTGCACGTCGCCCCGCCCAACACGCTCTACCAGCAGGACCAGAAGCAGGTCGACGGCCTGATCTACCCCGAGTTCGAGCAGAACTGGAAGCTGTTCGCGCCCGACCCGCTGCAGCAGAACGTGACGGTCGACGCCCGGGTCCGGACCGCGCAGGGCACCGGCGGCTGGATCGGTCTGACCGCGCAGGACATCGCCGCGATCCGCGGCAACCCGATCCCCAGCCACGCCGACCAGAACCTGCTGCGCCGGGCCTGGGACTTCTACGACACCACGCACAGCGCGCAGGACGACAGCGCCACCGGCCCGAACGGCGCGCTCGCCCAGGAGTACCTCAAGCGGATCGCCCTGCAGCGGATCGGCCGGGAGGTGGGCGGCTCGGCGGTGACGGGGATTCAGTTCCGGGCCGGGACCGGCTCGGTGGCGCCGCCGCCGTGGAGCCGGGAGAGCTGGTCCACCCAGATCCAGTACCGCGATCTCGGCTGGTGGCCGGTGGACGACCAGGACTACCGGGGGCTGTGA
- a CDS encoding phosphatidylglycerol lysyltransferase domain-containing protein: protein MPARLRPRAAAATVWYLRLIALLNLLAVLLVPFRTTVRHHSEGQFFTPYLMTAGLTSAVLSLFLAVAMRRRKRAAWIFNMGLGGFTFLVYVIWLADPGEEHYDRHVFNYFSAVLTGLFVLALLVGRKEFVSKGDRSNPKMAVGTFIAGLLVGGAIGAILVGLNNALPGAGIGDRFGYAVGRMVSIDPSEHAQDVIDVPTWVNAFINAMGAVLFLLVLYVTFRSPRDKELLDPDDEKRLRELLDRQGGRDSLGYFALRRDKAVIFSPTGKAAVTYRVVGGVSLASGDPIGDPEAWPGAIELWLAEAREHAWAPAVMGASEEAGVIYARHGLDALELGDEAIVELDEFSLDGRAMRVVRQAYNRVKRAGYTIRIRRHEDIPEEEMVELLAKADRWRDGQTERGFSMALGRLGDPADGRCVMLECHDAEGELRALLSFVPWGDKGLSLDLMRRDRETENGLMEFMVIELLERAKEIQLERVSLNFAMFRSVFERGSRLGAGPVLRLWRAVLGFFSRWWQIESLYRANAKYRPIWEPRYLLFEKSSEIPRIGIASARAEGFITAPSLPALFRRRHARVAAVPSAPKLPPAERGGKG, encoded by the coding sequence TTGCCGGCGCGCCTGCGGCCCCGTGCCGCGGCCGCGACGGTCTGGTACCTGCGACTGATCGCGTTGCTCAACCTGCTGGCCGTGCTGCTGGTGCCGTTCCGCACCACCGTGCGCCACCACTCCGAGGGCCAGTTCTTCACGCCGTACCTGATGACGGCCGGCCTGACCTCGGCGGTCCTCTCGCTCTTCCTGGCCGTGGCGATGCGTCGGCGCAAGCGGGCGGCCTGGATCTTCAACATGGGCCTGGGCGGCTTCACCTTCCTGGTCTACGTGATCTGGCTGGCCGATCCGGGTGAGGAGCATTACGACCGGCACGTCTTCAACTACTTCTCGGCGGTGCTCACCGGCCTCTTCGTGCTGGCCCTGCTGGTCGGCCGCAAGGAGTTCGTCTCCAAAGGGGACCGGTCCAACCCCAAGATGGCGGTGGGCACCTTCATCGCCGGGCTGCTGGTCGGCGGTGCGATCGGCGCGATCCTGGTGGGGCTCAACAACGCCCTGCCGGGCGCCGGGATCGGCGACCGCTTCGGCTACGCGGTCGGCCGGATGGTCAGCATCGACCCCTCCGAGCACGCGCAGGACGTCATCGACGTGCCGACCTGGGTCAACGCCTTCATCAACGCGATGGGCGCGGTGCTCTTCCTGCTGGTCCTCTACGTCACGTTCCGCAGCCCGCGGGACAAGGAGCTGCTCGACCCCGATGACGAGAAGCGGCTGCGCGAGCTGCTCGACCGGCAGGGCGGGCGGGACTCGCTGGGGTACTTCGCTCTGCGTCGGGACAAGGCGGTGATCTTCTCGCCGACCGGCAAGGCGGCCGTCACCTACCGGGTGGTGGGCGGCGTCTCGCTTGCCTCCGGCGACCCGATCGGCGATCCGGAGGCCTGGCCGGGGGCGATCGAGCTGTGGCTGGCCGAGGCCCGCGAGCACGCCTGGGCGCCGGCCGTGATGGGGGCCTCCGAGGAGGCCGGGGTGATCTACGCCCGGCACGGCCTGGACGCACTGGAGCTGGGCGACGAGGCGATCGTCGAGCTGGACGAGTTCTCGCTGGACGGCCGCGCCATGCGGGTGGTCCGCCAGGCGTACAACCGGGTGAAGCGGGCCGGCTACACCATCCGGATCCGGCGGCACGAGGACATCCCCGAGGAGGAGATGGTCGAACTGCTGGCCAAGGCCGACCGCTGGCGCGACGGCCAGACGGAGCGCGGCTTCTCGATGGCGCTGGGCCGACTGGGTGACCCGGCCGACGGCCGCTGCGTGATGCTGGAGTGCCACGACGCCGAGGGCGAGCTGCGCGCGCTGCTCAGCTTCGTCCCGTGGGGCGACAAGGGGCTCTCGCTGGACCTGATGCGCCGTGACCGGGAGACCGAGAACGGCCTGATGGAGTTCATGGTGATCGAACTCCTGGAGCGGGCCAAGGAAATCCAGCTGGAGCGGGTTTCGCTGAACTTCGCGATGTTCCGCTCGGTGTTCGAGCGCGGTTCACGACTCGGGGCCGGACCGGTGCTGCGGCTCTGGCGCGCGGTGCTGGGCTTCTTCTCCCGCTGGTGGCAGATCGAGTCGCTCTACCGCGCCAACGCCAAGTACCGCCCGATCTGGGAGCCGCGCTACCTGCTGTTCGAGAAGAGCAGCGAGATCCCGCGGATCGGCATCGCCAGCGCGCGGGCCGAGGGGTTCATCACTGCACCAAGCCTGCCCGCCCTGTTCCGTCGTCGGCATGCGCGGGTTGCCGCGGTGCCGTCGGCTCCAAAACTGCCGCCGGCGGAACGCGGAGGGAAGGGGTAG
- a CDS encoding HTTM domain-containing protein: MSQAETGAGPELGVGEGGLVGGIPRQTSPEGGEATASAWPPPSPPAPSQPLPGPFGWLADGFRAFTGRALGVYQVAAVRIGFALVFTLQLLREWPHRRVLYGDRSPWSLELARQLLAGNHAFTVLPWSDNRWWFEAVYHLAVLAGILLMLGWRTRASSVLFLVCVLSLQNRSVLIGDGGDNIVHLMAIYLVFTRCGAVWSLDARRRARAGAGDGGGGDGGGDGGPVGVLLWGVLGGLLTAAQLTGRIGWRGATWPYVGWSWFFWALWVFAGLWYLLSRYRPHGEPRAVLDALANMLHNCALLVIAAQVVLIYSTAGWYKVQGSRWQDGTALYYPLHLDYFTPWPWLSGLLGSSAVLVFLLSYGTVLVQVAFPFTLLHRRVKNVLLVLMMLEHLGIAVVLGLPFFSLAMIAADAVFLPTAALVWAAGRVRRSARGWRALALR, encoded by the coding sequence ATGAGTCAGGCAGAGACAGGGGCGGGGCCGGAGTTGGGGGTCGGGGAGGGTGGTCTGGTCGGGGGCATCCCGCGGCAGACCTCACCGGAGGGCGGCGAGGCGACGGCTTCGGCCTGGCCTCCTCCGTCGCCGCCGGCCCCGTCGCAGCCTCTGCCGGGTCCGTTCGGGTGGCTCGCCGACGGCTTCCGCGCCTTCACCGGGCGAGCGCTCGGCGTCTACCAGGTGGCGGCGGTCCGGATCGGTTTCGCCCTGGTCTTCACCCTCCAACTGCTCCGCGAGTGGCCGCACCGCCGCGTGCTGTACGGCGACCGCTCCCCGTGGAGCCTGGAGCTGGCGCGCCAACTGCTGGCCGGCAACCACGCCTTCACCGTGCTGCCCTGGTCCGACAACCGGTGGTGGTTCGAGGCGGTCTACCACCTGGCCGTGCTGGCCGGGATCCTGCTGATGCTGGGCTGGCGGACCCGGGCGAGCTCGGTGCTCTTCCTGGTCTGCGTGCTGTCGCTGCAGAACCGCAGTGTGCTGATCGGCGACGGCGGCGACAACATCGTCCACCTGATGGCGATCTACCTGGTCTTCACCCGCTGCGGAGCCGTCTGGTCACTGGACGCCCGCCGCCGCGCGCGGGCGGGAGCTGGTGACGGCGGTGGTGGTGACGGCGGTGGTGACGGCGGTCCGGTGGGGGTGCTGCTCTGGGGTGTGCTGGGTGGGCTGCTGACGGCGGCCCAGCTGACCGGTCGGATCGGCTGGCGGGGGGCGACCTGGCCGTACGTGGGCTGGTCCTGGTTCTTCTGGGCGCTCTGGGTCTTCGCGGGCCTCTGGTACCTGCTCAGCCGTTACCGCCCGCACGGCGAGCCGCGCGCGGTGCTGGACGCACTGGCGAACATGCTGCACAACTGCGCGCTGCTGGTGATCGCGGCGCAGGTGGTACTGATCTACTCCACGGCCGGCTGGTACAAGGTCCAGGGCTCCCGCTGGCAGGACGGCACCGCGCTCTACTACCCCCTCCATCTGGACTACTTCACTCCCTGGCCCTGGCTCTCCGGCCTGCTGGGATCGAGTGCGGTGCTGGTCTTCCTGCTCTCCTACGGCACGGTCCTGGTGCAGGTGGCCTTCCCGTTCACGCTGCTCCACCGCCGGGTGAAGAACGTCCTGCTGGTCCTGATGATGCTGGAACACCTGGGCATCGCAGTCGTGTTGGGCCTGCCGTTCTTCTCGCTGGCGATGATCGCGGCCGACGCCGTCTTCCTGCCCACCGCGGCGCTGGTGTGGGCGGCGGGGCGCGTACGAAGGAGCGCGCGCGGGTGGCGCGCTCTGGCGCTCCGATGA